A region of Chlamydia crocodili DNA encodes the following proteins:
- a CDS encoding MBL fold metallo-hydrolase — MEKEIKGDFSSGKLTFLGSGNPEGIPVAFCSCEICAGKQVRRLRSSVLIEWAGKNFLIDVGPDFRQQMLENNIQKLDGVLLTHPHYDHIGGIDDLRVWYVVHQRSLPVVLSAYTYKYLCKSREYIVFPQGGDATLSASLDFTILNEAYGENTFLDLPYTYVSYYQKSCEVMGYRFGNLAYLTDMNRYDQEIFSYLSGVETLILSASPSQPPPAFYGRGHAHFTMSQAEDFASYVGAKKLIITHISHNLQKELADYSDKVCAYDGMEVSWSL; from the coding sequence GTGGAGAAAGAGATTAAGGGAGATTTTTCATCAGGTAAATTAACCTTTTTAGGATCAGGAAATCCCGAAGGGATTCCCGTTGCCTTTTGTTCCTGTGAGATTTGTGCAGGAAAACAAGTACGACGCTTGCGTTCTTCAGTGCTTATTGAGTGGGCAGGGAAGAATTTTCTTATTGATGTTGGTCCAGATTTTCGACAACAGATGTTAGAAAATAACATTCAAAAACTCGATGGGGTACTCCTTACCCACCCTCATTACGATCATATTGGAGGTATTGACGATTTGCGTGTTTGGTATGTGGTGCATCAACGTTCCCTTCCTGTTGTCCTTTCCGCATACACTTATAAATATCTCTGTAAGTCTCGTGAGTATATTGTTTTCCCCCAAGGTGGCGATGCCACTCTTTCCGCTTCTTTAGATTTCACTATTTTAAATGAAGCCTATGGTGAGAATACATTTTTAGATCTTCCCTATACTTACGTTTCCTATTATCAGAAATCTTGTGAGGTTATGGGATACCGTTTTGGAAATCTCGCGTATCTTACCGATATGAATAGATATGATCAGGAAATTTTCAGTTATCTTTCTGGTGTAGAAACTTTAATTTTATCAGCTTCTCCTAGTCAGCCTCCTCCAGCTTTTTACGGACGTGGACATGCACATTTTACTATGAGTCAGGCGGAAGATTTTGCGTCTTATGTAGGAGCGAAGAAATTAATAATCACGCATATTAGTCATAATTTACAAAAAGAGCTCGCAGATTATTCTGATAAGGTGTGTGCTTATGATGGTATGGAAGTTTCCTGGTCTTTATAA
- the hflX gene encoding GTPase HflX, giving the protein MKKKPKEEKKSRESALGWRFSLPREEQDPSQALAVSCYTGKADQKNVQEHSDELVSLAESCDITVLDTHSWILRMPSSSTYLNEGKLLEIEEILKEFPTIGTLIIDEEITASQQRNLEKRLGLVVLDRTELILEIFASRAFTAEAGLQVELARARYLLPRLKRMWGHLSRQKSGGSSGGGFVKGEGEKQIELDRRMIRERIHKLTSDLKTVEKQRKERRKAKEKRGIPSFALIGYTNSGKSTLLNLLTSAETYAEDKLFATLDPKTRRCILPSGQRVLVTDTVGFIRKLPHTLVAAFKSTLEAALHEDVLLHVVDASHPLAFEHIETTKAILQELGIDHPKIITVLNKIDELPDGKASTKLRLLSPRAVLVSAKTGEGIQNLLEVMTDIITEGCPEVTLKFSYKDYGKFTELYDAGLVLSHRCKDDILIVESYLPKELEKKYQPFISRSSQKKKED; this is encoded by the coding sequence ATGAAAAAAAAGCCTAAAGAAGAGAAAAAGAGTCGTGAGAGCGCTTTAGGATGGCGTTTTTCTCTTCCTAGAGAAGAGCAAGATCCTTCTCAAGCTTTAGCAGTTTCCTGTTATACAGGAAAAGCTGATCAAAAAAATGTCCAGGAACATAGTGATGAGTTAGTTTCTCTCGCTGAATCTTGTGATATCACAGTTTTAGATACGCATTCGTGGATTTTACGTATGCCTTCATCTTCAACATACTTAAATGAGGGTAAGCTTTTAGAAATAGAAGAGATTCTAAAGGAATTTCCTACTATTGGCACATTGATAATTGATGAAGAGATCACAGCTTCACAGCAGAGAAATCTGGAAAAACGTTTAGGTCTTGTTGTCTTAGATCGTACAGAGTTGATACTAGAGATCTTCGCTAGTCGTGCTTTTACAGCAGAAGCAGGACTTCAAGTAGAGTTAGCACGTGCGCGTTATCTTCTTCCTCGGTTAAAAAGAATGTGGGGTCACTTATCACGTCAAAAATCAGGAGGTAGTAGCGGCGGAGGGTTTGTTAAAGGAGAGGGAGAGAAACAAATCGAACTCGATAGAAGGATGATTCGTGAAAGAATTCACAAATTAACTTCCGATCTTAAAACCGTAGAAAAGCAAAGGAAAGAGCGTCGTAAGGCTAAGGAAAAACGCGGAATTCCTTCGTTTGCTTTGATTGGTTATACCAACTCTGGAAAGAGCACGTTATTGAATCTTTTAACATCTGCAGAAACCTATGCAGAAGACAAACTATTTGCTACTCTAGATCCTAAAACTCGTAGATGTATTCTTCCCAGCGGGCAGCGTGTTCTCGTTACAGATACAGTAGGATTTATCCGTAAATTACCCCACACTCTTGTTGCAGCATTTAAAAGCACTTTAGAAGCTGCTTTACATGAAGATGTTTTACTTCATGTTGTCGATGCTTCACATCCCCTAGCTTTTGAGCATATAGAAACAACGAAAGCAATATTACAAGAATTGGGAATTGATCATCCTAAAATTATTACAGTATTGAATAAGATCGATGAGCTTCCTGATGGTAAAGCATCCACGAAGCTTCGTTTATTATCCCCACGTGCTGTGTTAGTTTCTGCAAAAACAGGAGAAGGGATTCAAAATCTTCTTGAAGTAATGACAGATATTATTACCGAAGGATGCCCCGAAGTAACATTAAAATTTTCTTATAAAGACTATGGGAAATTTACCGAGCTTTATGATGCAGGATTAGTACTTTCACATCGTTGTAAAGATGATATTTTAATTGTAGAGAGTTATTTACCAAAAGAATTGGAGAAGAAGTACCAACCGTTTATTTCTCGTTCTTCTCAAAAGAAAAAAGAAGATTAG
- the mtaB gene encoding tRNA (N(6)-L-threonylcarbamoyladenosine(37)-C(2))-methylthiotransferase MtaB, translating to MTVVEVKGTFKLVCLGCRVNQYEIQSYRDQLNFLGYREITDPEVPCDLCIVNTCAVTGSAESSGRHAVRQVCRQNPDAFLVVTGCLGEADKEFFNSLERQCLLVSNKEKHQLMEKIFPSIQDLPEFRIRSFEGKSRAFIKVQDGCNSFCSYCIIPYLRGRSRSRPIQEILEEISGLVSQGYREVVIAGINVGDYQDEGKSLAHLIRQVDEIEGIERIRISSIDPEDVQEDLRDILLSGRHTCHSSHLVLQSGSNAILKRMNRKYSRSDFLDCVDALRSVDPKYAFTTDVIVGFPGETDQDFEDTLRIIEDVGFIKVHIFPFSPRERTKAYTFSSQLPQSVINERKKHLARVAKEVAHKEMAQRIGETLSVLVERIDEGIAYGHSPYFDMVGFPADRNVAVNTLIDVCIDAVEEDVLKGKRV from the coding sequence ATGACAGTTGTAGAAGTAAAGGGAACGTTTAAGCTTGTTTGTTTAGGATGTCGTGTAAATCAATATGAAATTCAAAGTTATCGAGATCAGCTGAATTTCTTAGGCTATCGCGAAATTACCGATCCTGAGGTGCCTTGTGACCTATGTATTGTCAATACGTGTGCTGTTACAGGATCTGCAGAGAGTTCAGGACGTCATGCTGTACGTCAAGTTTGTAGACAGAATCCCGATGCTTTCTTAGTCGTTACAGGCTGTTTAGGAGAAGCTGATAAAGAATTTTTTAATTCTTTAGAAAGGCAATGCCTTCTTGTGTCCAATAAGGAAAAACATCAATTAATGGAGAAGATTTTCCCTTCTATTCAAGATCTTCCTGAGTTTCGTATTCGTAGTTTTGAGGGGAAATCTCGAGCTTTCATTAAAGTTCAGGATGGGTGCAATTCCTTTTGTTCGTATTGTATTATTCCTTATTTGCGTGGTAGATCACGTTCACGACCTATTCAGGAAATCCTTGAGGAGATTTCTGGATTAGTTTCTCAGGGGTACCGAGAAGTTGTAATTGCTGGAATTAACGTTGGTGATTATCAAGATGAGGGAAAGTCTTTAGCACATCTTATCCGTCAGGTAGACGAGATTGAAGGTATAGAAAGAATACGGATTTCTTCTATAGATCCCGAAGATGTTCAGGAAGATCTTAGAGATATTTTGCTTTCAGGAAGACATACATGCCATTCTTCGCATCTCGTTTTGCAATCGGGATCTAATGCGATTTTAAAACGCATGAATCGCAAATATTCAAGAAGTGATTTTTTAGATTGTGTAGATGCTTTACGTTCTGTGGATCCTAAATATGCTTTCACGACAGATGTCATTGTCGGCTTTCCGGGTGAGACAGATCAGGATTTTGAAGATACCCTACGGATTATTGAAGATGTGGGTTTTATCAAAGTACATATTTTCCCTTTCAGTCCTAGAGAACGAACAAAGGCTTACACGTTTTCTTCTCAACTACCCCAGTCTGTAATTAATGAAAGAAAGAAGCACCTTGCTCGTGTGGCAAAAGAAGTTGCCCATAAGGAGATGGCGCAGCGTATTGGAGAAACGCTTTCTGTACTTGTTGAAAGAATTGATGAGGGGATAGCCTACGGTCATTCTCCATATTTTGATATGGTAGGCTTTCCTGCAGATCGTAATGTAGCTGTGAATACGTTAATAGATGTATGTATAGATGCTGTCGAAGAAGATGTACTTAAAGGAAAACGTGTATGA
- the glgB gene encoding 1,4-alpha-glucan branching protein GlgB: MVERILNSEDISLLISGRQSNPHKFLGIISESSSQDRIILFRPGAHSVAVELQGNIEHATHHHSGIFSLATPKGTLPHDYRIYHQNGLLAHDPYAFSPLWGEMDSFLFHQGTHYKIYEHMGAIPCDVRGISGVLFVVWAPHAQRVSVIGDFNYWNGLVNPLRKVSNSGVWELFIPGLDEGTLYKWEIISPSGEILIKTDPYGKGFDIPPQVTSRVVNSDRYTWHDTEWMESRSNAKDQPLAIYEVHVGSWQWDDGRPLGYRELAKRLAQYCKEMHYTHVELLPITEHPLNESWGYQVTGYYAPTWRYGSFQDFQFFVDHLHSEGIGVILDWVPGHFPTDSFALASFDGEALYESVDHKEPLHPHWHTYTFDYRCSEVVNFLLGSALFWLDKMHIDGLRVDAVTSMLYLDYGRKEGEWSPNIYGGKENLDAIEFIKHFNSVVHREFPGVLTFAEESTDFPKVTESVNSGGLGFDYKWNLGWMHDTFRYIKVDPLFRSYHHNDLTFSLWYAFNERYLLPLSHDEVVHGKGSLLQKISGDTWTKFAHMRLLLSYQLCQPGKKLVFMGGEFAQWREWSPDSPLDWHLLDNPYHASLHKCVAKMNALYCDLPYFWKGDGKQESFLWVDFKDTENNVISYYRFSGEDRSSALLCIHHFSSGYFPSYVLHCQGIKTCKLLFNSDDISFGGSGKGNRLPILCIDHDFPWGIAIELPPLATLIFQVVFSK, from the coding sequence ATGGTCGAGAGGATTTTAAATTCTGAAGATATTTCCTTATTAATTTCTGGCAGGCAAAGTAATCCTCATAAGTTTCTAGGGATTATTTCTGAAAGTTCTTCACAAGATAGAATCATTCTTTTTCGACCTGGAGCACATTCTGTAGCTGTGGAGCTTCAAGGAAATATCGAGCATGCTACACATCATCATTCAGGAATATTTTCTCTAGCTACTCCTAAGGGGACTCTCCCTCATGATTATCGTATTTATCATCAAAATGGCTTATTAGCTCACGATCCCTATGCTTTTTCTCCTTTATGGGGAGAGATGGACTCCTTTTTATTTCATCAGGGTACACACTATAAAATTTATGAGCATATGGGAGCTATTCCTTGTGATGTTCGAGGAATTTCAGGAGTGCTTTTCGTTGTATGGGCTCCCCATGCACAACGTGTTTCTGTAATTGGAGATTTTAACTATTGGAATGGTTTGGTTAATCCTTTACGTAAGGTTTCTAATTCTGGAGTTTGGGAATTATTTATTCCTGGTCTTGATGAAGGAACGCTGTATAAGTGGGAAATTATTAGTCCTTCCGGAGAAATTCTTATCAAAACTGATCCTTACGGGAAAGGTTTTGATATCCCTCCCCAAGTTACATCACGAGTTGTAAATAGCGATCGCTATACATGGCACGATACAGAATGGATGGAAAGCCGTAGCAATGCAAAGGACCAACCTTTAGCTATTTACGAGGTGCATGTGGGCTCTTGGCAATGGGATGATGGTAGACCTCTAGGTTATCGAGAACTAGCGAAGAGATTGGCCCAATATTGTAAAGAAATGCACTATACGCATGTTGAGCTATTGCCAATTACGGAGCATCCTTTAAATGAGTCTTGGGGTTATCAGGTAACGGGATACTATGCACCTACGTGGCGGTATGGATCTTTCCAAGATTTTCAATTTTTTGTGGACCATCTCCATAGTGAGGGTATTGGCGTAATTTTAGATTGGGTGCCAGGTCATTTTCCTACAGATTCTTTTGCTTTAGCTTCTTTCGATGGGGAAGCTCTTTATGAATCGGTAGATCATAAAGAACCCTTACATCCCCATTGGCATACTTATACTTTCGATTATCGCTGTAGTGAGGTTGTGAACTTCCTTTTAGGAAGTGCTTTGTTTTGGCTAGATAAAATGCATATCGACGGTTTACGTGTGGATGCTGTGACCTCGATGCTATATTTAGACTATGGGAGAAAAGAAGGTGAGTGGTCCCCAAATATTTATGGGGGAAAAGAAAATCTTGATGCTATTGAATTTATTAAACATTTTAACTCTGTAGTGCATAGAGAATTTCCTGGAGTGTTGACGTTTGCCGAAGAGTCTACAGATTTTCCTAAGGTTACAGAATCCGTAAATTCTGGAGGTTTAGGATTTGATTATAAATGGAATTTAGGATGGATGCACGATACGTTTCGCTATATCAAAGTGGATCCTTTATTCCGTTCTTATCATCATAATGATCTGACATTTAGTCTATGGTATGCCTTTAATGAAAGATACCTTCTGCCTCTCTCTCACGATGAAGTTGTTCACGGTAAGGGAAGCCTATTACAAAAAATCTCCGGAGATACTTGGACAAAATTTGCCCATATGCGTTTGTTGCTAAGCTATCAATTATGTCAGCCAGGGAAAAAACTCGTATTTATGGGAGGGGAATTTGCCCAATGGAGAGAGTGGTCTCCCGATAGCCCTCTAGATTGGCATTTATTAGACAATCCTTATCACGCATCTTTGCATAAATGTGTAGCCAAGATGAACGCTTTATACTGTGATCTTCCCTACTTTTGGAAAGGAGATGGTAAACAAGAGTCTTTCCTCTGGGTAGATTTTAAAGATACCGAAAATAATGTAATTTCTTATTACAGGTTTTCAGGAGAGGATCGTAGTAGTGCATTACTCTGCATTCACCATTTTAGCTCAGGATATTTTCCTTCCTATGTTTTACACTGCCAAGGCATTAAAACATGTAAGTTGCTCTTTAATAGTGATGATATAAGTTTTGGTGGCTCAGGAAAAGGCAATCGCTTGCCTATACTCTGTATAGATCATGACTTTCCTTGGGGAATCGCTATAGAGCTTCCCCCTCTAGCAACTTTAATTTTTCAAGTTGTCTTTTCAAAATAA
- a CDS encoding polymorphic outer membrane protein middle domain-containing protein has translation MKILPSILFSTYLLTSSFAGLSLVLEASSKKSTCPFQSFGYEQLLCPEIFPDIPDEQNTLEGLSRSTGTITVENYKNIICSQQLSNKSGGVFDAASVILRNITDDIKFISNITAQKGGAIYTTGNCSITENSAKQYFISNQSIAPATTSSSTNYGGAICCGGTLELSKNRGAICFAYNTARIRGGAISSDRDFKISGNSAPILLMNNLAFHLVYVSSGNKTTNAQGGAIYCQNCEISDNSAPVCITSNTSPVGGACHATSTVTIKNNSDLIFFANNSGVCDRPLGAISSGGAISATTIKIEDNSGPICFNNNIVDRNGGALWCQTLTIKNNSSVQFINNRSKWGAAFLIKNNGTCDLSADNGDIIFDNNCGITGNNQLYRNTIHCTTGTTLKVGARKNYCVKFYDPIECVYQSPLVSFNGEEYHEGTILLSGVFVPDSFKGEGNFISYIRNPITIKKGVLAIEDRAGLAVYKITQENSTLRLGNGAILRTNIQATANNQNQTTAGSEFAITSLALNLPSLLQKGAQAPKIWIYPTSTTNSGNTTYTEDNNPVVTLSGPLQLFNSDNEDPYDSLDLSSGITRVPFLYLCDNATKKITATNLDIEAINKAKRYGYQGVWSPYWEEYTTTANTTSAETTNTSHRILYADWTPTGYIPNPKYKTPLIANALWGSVYSTLSGMRTLPSPIANPNYFELGGQGLLMTVHQRNRLGICGFHMESAGYAATSSAATETNHKISLAFSQQMLHIKEHATSNKVSSKNYFGGIQLRLPWLEDALVTTGSLAYNYGDHTAKHFYSDNNKDSEGYFYSHTFGASLNCILNLSPINNAFSVSPFIEALAFRATLSSFIEQGDFARKFTVNRPLETITLPIGIVMQWKRDVHLPTIWQVQLAYHPVVYRHYPKVLTTLLASSGTWPSLGTPITRHALAYKIGNETKIFSHLKIFLNYQGEFSSSTFSNYLKAGSALTF, from the coding sequence ATGAAAATATTGCCTTCTATTCTCTTCAGCACTTATCTTCTGACTTCTTCATTTGCTGGTTTATCACTTGTCTTAGAAGCCTCCTCAAAAAAATCTACATGCCCATTTCAGAGTTTCGGTTACGAGCAACTCCTCTGTCCAGAAATCTTCCCTGATATTCCTGATGAACAAAATACTCTTGAAGGGCTCTCACGTTCAACAGGAACTATCACCGTTGAAAACTACAAGAATATTATCTGTTCTCAGCAACTCTCTAATAAAAGTGGCGGGGTTTTCGATGCTGCGTCAGTAATTTTACGAAACATCACAGACGATATAAAATTTATTTCAAACATAACAGCACAAAAAGGTGGTGCTATCTATACTACAGGCAACTGTAGCATTACTGAAAACTCAGCAAAACAATATTTTATTAGCAACCAATCTATTGCCCCAGCTACTACGAGTTCCTCAACAAACTATGGCGGAGCTATCTGTTGTGGAGGAACTCTTGAATTATCTAAGAATCGTGGAGCTATCTGTTTTGCTTATAATACAGCTAGAATTCGCGGAGGAGCCATCTCATCAGATAGAGATTTTAAGATATCAGGAAATTCCGCTCCTATTTTGTTAATGAACAATTTAGCTTTTCATCTTGTTTACGTAAGCAGCGGCAATAAAACAACTAATGCTCAAGGTGGTGCAATCTATTGTCAAAATTGCGAAATTTCAGACAATTCTGCTCCGGTATGTATCACTTCTAATACCTCTCCTGTTGGAGGTGCCTGTCATGCCACCTCTACCGTCACAATTAAAAATAATTCTGATTTGATTTTCTTCGCGAACAATTCTGGTGTATGTGATCGCCCCCTGGGGGCCATAAGCTCAGGTGGAGCTATTTCTGCTACAACTATAAAAATAGAAGATAATTCCGGGCCTATTTGCTTTAACAATAATATTGTAGATCGCAATGGTGGTGCTTTATGGTGCCAAACTTTAACCATTAAAAATAATAGTTCTGTTCAATTTATCAACAACCGAAGTAAATGGGGCGCTGCCTTTCTAATTAAAAATAATGGGACCTGCGATCTATCCGCAGATAATGGGGATATTATCTTTGATAACAATTGTGGAATTACAGGGAATAATCAACTGTATAGAAACACCATACATTGCACGACAGGAACAACGTTAAAAGTCGGTGCAAGAAAAAATTACTGTGTTAAATTCTATGATCCTATTGAGTGTGTGTATCAATCCCCCTTGGTTTCATTTAATGGCGAAGAATATCATGAGGGAACAATTTTATTATCCGGGGTATTCGTTCCTGATTCTTTCAAGGGAGAAGGAAACTTCATTAGCTATATAAGAAATCCTATAACGATCAAAAAAGGTGTTCTTGCAATCGAAGATCGTGCCGGTCTAGCGGTTTATAAGATCACTCAAGAAAACAGCACTTTAAGACTAGGTAATGGTGCTATTCTCAGGACAAATATACAAGCTACTGCAAATAATCAGAATCAAACTACCGCAGGCTCAGAATTCGCAATCACAAGTCTTGCTTTAAATCTCCCTTCTCTTTTACAAAAAGGTGCTCAGGCTCCAAAAATCTGGATCTATCCTACAAGCACTACAAATAGTGGTAATACTACCTATACTGAAGATAATAATCCTGTCGTTACCCTTTCTGGTCCCTTACAACTATTCAATAGTGATAATGAAGACCCCTATGATTCTTTAGATCTCTCTAGTGGAATTACACGTGTACCCTTCTTATATCTTTGCGATAATGCAACGAAAAAAATTACAGCGACAAACTTAGATATCGAAGCTATTAACAAAGCCAAGCGCTACGGTTATCAAGGAGTCTGGTCTCCTTACTGGGAAGAGTATACAACAACAGCAAATACTACATCGGCAGAAACAACAAATACCTCTCACCGTATACTTTATGCAGATTGGACCCCTACAGGGTACATCCCTAATCCAAAGTATAAAACTCCCCTAATTGCTAATGCTCTTTGGGGATCTGTATACTCAACTCTTTCAGGAATGCGTACTCTCCCTTCTCCAATAGCTAATCCTAATTATTTTGAACTCGGTGGTCAGGGATTACTCATGACTGTCCATCAACGCAATCGCCTAGGAATCTGTGGATTCCATATGGAATCTGCCGGTTATGCGGCAACCTCATCGGCTGCAACAGAGACAAATCACAAAATCTCCTTGGCATTTTCTCAGCAAATGTTGCACATCAAAGAGCATGCAACATCTAATAAAGTCTCGTCGAAAAACTACTTTGGAGGCATACAACTGCGTCTCCCTTGGTTAGAAGATGCTTTGGTCACCACAGGATCTCTAGCCTACAATTACGGAGACCATACAGCAAAGCACTTCTATTCAGACAATAATAAGGATTCTGAAGGGTATTTCTATAGCCATACATTCGGAGCTTCTCTAAATTGCATTCTGAATCTCAGCCCAATTAACAATGCTTTTTCCGTATCGCCATTCATAGAAGCTCTAGCCTTTAGAGCTACGCTGTCAAGCTTTATAGAACAGGGTGATTTTGCACGAAAATTTACTGTGAATAGGCCTTTAGAAACTATCACATTGCCTATCGGAATCGTTATGCAATGGAAACGTGATGTACACTTACCAACAATCTGGCAAGTGCAACTTGCTTATCATCCTGTCGTCTATAGACACTACCCTAAGGTGTTGACAACACTACTAGCAAGTAGTGGAACTTGGCCCTCTCTAGGAACACCAATCACACGCCATGCTCTCGCTTATAAAATAGGAAATGAAACTAAGATCTTCTCTCACTTAAAAATCTTCCTAAATTATCAAGGAGAGTTTTCCTCTTCCACCTTCTCTAATTACCTAAAAGCAGGAAGCGCTTTAACTTTTTAA
- a CDS encoding polymorphic outer membrane protein middle domain-containing protein, with protein sequence MVSDLYYPSMRPYTYSFLCLISLSICSQKLICLAKEKKACSFHEITESGHICPWSSPYGIDQVLKTSPMSHGELHNSSADIDISGKKYFCVNYQYNRGSGGAVTARTLNITKNIGPIVFRENISNDNGGAVSSTNCNITYNKQECCFINNMANVLIDQANAKSGGAIKCTQLEISNNTGVCQFLNNTASLSGGAILADNNVNISNNYGAIILRNNKCLKEESQGGCIYSANCSITSNYAPITFIDNQAGSTGAIYVTGACTISHNSGIIKFLNNSSTRQNNPAGGGAIYSTSCTITNNPKGVIFQNNASKCNAGSIYTQNLTIKDNGPILFINNSSTWGAAIQNRDSGNFYLSADYGDIIFKRNFCLNSSGSYRNALHSTPNLNLQIGARQGYSVKFYDPIENGHPSSTVLIFNPENYHLGTVLFSGADVSPNNTNLSDLQSQMRNTCKIAHGVLAVEDKAALAIYKITQDEGILRLGNSAVITTIKNAANNQQTTVGCTLTITKLALNLPSILAKGAQAPKIWIYPSVSSNNYTEDDNPTITISGPLTLLNSNNEDPYDSLNLSSGITRIPFLYLCDTTTKKITVDDLNIEAINDKQHYGHQGVWSPYWEEYTTTTNPSSALTANTHHKYLYADWTPTGYIPNPEYRGDLVANALWQSAYNVITGLHNLPPPQTQAV encoded by the coding sequence GTGGTCTCTGATCTTTATTATCCCAGTATGCGCCCCTACACCTATTCATTTTTATGCTTAATTAGCCTGAGTATTTGCTCACAGAAACTCATCTGTCTTGCCAAAGAAAAGAAAGCATGTTCTTTCCACGAGATCACAGAATCTGGCCATATTTGCCCGTGGTCAAGTCCTTATGGAATTGATCAGGTTCTTAAAACATCCCCCATGTCTCATGGGGAACTACATAATAGCAGTGCTGATATAGATATCTCTGGAAAAAAGTATTTCTGTGTCAATTATCAATACAATAGAGGAAGCGGCGGGGCTGTTACAGCTAGAACGCTAAATATCACAAAGAATATCGGGCCTATAGTATTTCGAGAAAATATCTCCAATGATAATGGAGGAGCTGTATCTTCGACAAATTGCAACATTACCTATAATAAACAAGAGTGTTGTTTTATTAATAACATGGCCAATGTTCTGATTGATCAAGCGAATGCTAAATCTGGTGGAGCGATTAAATGCACGCAACTTGAGATCTCTAATAATACTGGAGTTTGTCAATTTTTAAATAATACAGCTTCCCTTTCAGGAGGAGCAATCTTAGCGGATAACAACGTAAACATTTCTAACAATTACGGCGCAATAATTTTAAGAAATAACAAATGCTTAAAAGAAGAAAGTCAGGGTGGATGTATTTATAGTGCTAATTGCTCTATTACATCTAATTATGCTCCCATAACTTTTATAGATAATCAGGCTGGTTCTACCGGAGCTATATATGTGACCGGAGCGTGTACGATCTCTCATAACTCAGGCATCATTAAGTTCCTTAATAATAGCTCAACGCGCCAAAATAATCCTGCTGGAGGAGGGGCTATTTACTCCACCTCTTGCACGATTACTAATAATCCTAAAGGTGTGATTTTTCAAAATAATGCTTCAAAATGCAATGCAGGTTCTATCTATACTCAAAATCTCACTATCAAAGATAATGGACCCATTCTATTTATAAATAACTCCTCAACATGGGGAGCTGCTATTCAAAATCGTGATAGTGGAAATTTTTATCTTTCAGCAGATTATGGGGATATAATATTTAAAAGAAATTTTTGTCTCAACTCCTCAGGAAGTTATAGAAACGCTCTCCACTCAACTCCCAACTTAAATTTACAAATAGGAGCAAGGCAGGGTTATAGCGTTAAATTTTATGATCCTATTGAAAATGGACATCCTTCATCCACGGTTCTTATATTTAATCCAGAAAATTACCATTTAGGAACTGTTTTATTTTCTGGAGCTGATGTATCTCCAAATAACACCAATCTCTCTGATCTCCAAAGTCAAATGAGAAATACGTGTAAAATTGCTCACGGTGTGCTTGCTGTTGAAGATAAAGCTGCTTTGGCAATTTATAAAATTACACAAGATGAAGGAATCTTACGCCTAGGGAATAGCGCAGTTATTACCACTATAAAAAATGCCGCTAATAATCAACAAACAACGGTTGGCTGTACACTCACAATTACTAAACTTGCCCTAAACCTTCCTTCTATTTTAGCAAAAGGTGCTCAAGCTCCTAAAATCTGGATCTATCCTTCTGTTAGTAGCAATAACTATACAGAAGACGACAATCCCACAATCACTATTTCTGGACCTCTAACCCTATTAAATAGTAATAATGAGGATCCCTACGACTCTTTAAATCTTTCAAGCGGTATTACACGTATCCCATTTCTTTATCTTTGTGATACAACCACCAAGAAAATTACCGTGGATGATCTAAACATTGAAGCCATCAATGATAAACAACATTATGGCCATCAAGGAGTCTGGTCTCCTTATTGGGAAGAATATACAACAACAACAAATCCCTCATCCGCATTAACAGCAAATACACATCATAAATATCTCTATGCTGACTGGACACCTACTGGTTATATTCCTAATCCAGAATATCGTGGTGATCTCGTTGCTAATGCTCTCTGGCAATCCGCATACAACGTAATCACCGGTCTACATAACCTACCCCCCCCCCAAACGCAAGCCGTTTAG